A genomic window from Luteolibacter sp. LG18 includes:
- a CDS encoding DNA-directed RNA polymerase subunit alpha — protein sequence MSVKLSRFEIPNRLVRNEDTATDVYAQFSAEPFERGYGHTLGNSLRRVLLSSLEGAAITSVRIAGVQHEFSSLPGVVEDVTDIILNLKKVKFLHHDKDSRILSIKIEKEGVVTAGDIQGDHVFEVVNKDQVICTLDKKVKFDCEFEVRVGRGFSTGDENKRKDQPIGVIAIDSIFSPVTRVKYAVDTTRVGQMTDYDKLVLDIWTDGRITPQDALLQASAILRHHLDVFVNYDENAVDFEEAPMESSEENAALKKLLNMSVNEIELSVRAANCLNNANITSVGQLAMKTEAEMLKYRNFGKKSLNEIKDKLVELGLGLGMSFDPSLLTGPSASARAPRLGVEEEAPVGLADLIAQNLDD from the coding sequence ATGTCCGTTAAACTGTCTCGATTCGAGATCCCGAACCGCCTCGTCCGCAACGAGGACACCGCCACCGACGTTTACGCCCAGTTCAGCGCCGAACCTTTCGAGCGCGGCTACGGCCACACCCTCGGCAACTCGCTCCGCCGCGTCCTCCTGTCCTCCCTCGAAGGCGCCGCCATCACCTCCGTCCGCATCGCGGGCGTGCAGCACGAGTTCTCCAGCCTCCCGGGCGTGGTGGAAGATGTCACGGACATCATTCTCAATCTCAAGAAGGTGAAGTTCCTTCACCACGACAAGGACTCCCGCATCCTCTCGATCAAGATCGAGAAGGAAGGCGTCGTCACCGCCGGTGACATCCAGGGCGACCACGTGTTCGAAGTCGTCAACAAGGACCAGGTGATCTGCACCCTCGACAAGAAGGTGAAGTTCGACTGCGAGTTCGAAGTCCGCGTCGGCCGTGGTTTCTCCACCGGTGACGAGAACAAGCGCAAGGACCAGCCGATCGGCGTGATCGCCATCGACTCGATCTTCTCCCCGGTGACCCGCGTGAAGTACGCGGTCGACACCACCCGCGTCGGCCAGATGACCGACTACGACAAGCTGGTGCTCGACATCTGGACGGACGGCCGCATCACCCCGCAGGACGCCCTCCTGCAGGCTTCCGCGATCCTCCGCCACCACCTCGACGTGTTCGTCAACTACGACGAGAACGCCGTGGACTTCGAAGAGGCTCCGATGGAGTCCAGCGAGGAGAACGCCGCGCTGAAGAAGCTGCTCAACATGTCGGTCAACGAGATCGAGCTTTCGGTCCGCGCCGCCAACTGCCTCAACAACGCCAACATCACGTCCGTGGGCCAGCTCGCGATGAAGACGGAGGCGGAAATGCTCAAGTACCGCAACTTCGGCAAGAAGTCGCTCAACGAGATCAAGGACAAGCTTGTCGAACTCGGCCTCGGCCTCGGCATGTCCTTCGATCCGTCGCTCCTCACCGGCCCGAGCGCTTCGGCGCGCGCCCCGCGCCTCGGCGTGGAGGAAG
- a CDS encoding deoxyribodipyrimidine photo-lyase, producing the protein MASDTPPVVHWFRRDFRIADNRALHAATTAGLPVVPVYILSGWKKRHHWTGPKRQHFLCRSLGSLSKNLGTIGGTLVVRQGDAVAELRQILRETKASALYFNEDPDPFGKKTEAEVRKLCGELGVECHSFHDATLHAPDEVLTQGGQPYRVFTPYSRNWLNLEKPAPLPVAKKITTPGGLESLPLPTVAVWDMDEPEGDFVEAGERAARERLKRALEAKVGHYQALRDFPAEEATSRISQDLRFGLISIRTVYAKCAEAMAGTRGKVREGFETFIKELAWREFYFAILHHYPEVLDHEFNPEWRGLWWAEPDGKFEAWQQGRTGFPIVDAGMRQLLHAGFMHNRVRMITAMFLTKDLHLDWKLGESWFLQHLIDGEIASNNGGWQWSAGTGADAAPYFRIQNPWSQTKRYDPEGKYIRKWVPELANVPTARLMEPPKDGRPIAAGYPLPIVDHHAERDRTLAIFKKHKEQRT; encoded by the coding sequence ATGGCTTCCGACACTCCCCCGGTCGTACATTGGTTCAGGCGCGATTTCCGCATCGCGGACAACCGCGCGCTGCATGCCGCCACGACCGCCGGACTGCCGGTAGTCCCGGTCTACATTCTCAGCGGTTGGAAAAAACGGCACCATTGGACGGGGCCGAAAAGGCAGCACTTTTTGTGCCGCTCGCTCGGGTCCCTGTCCAAGAACCTCGGGACGATCGGCGGCACGCTGGTCGTCCGCCAGGGGGACGCGGTCGCCGAGCTCCGCCAGATCCTCCGGGAAACCAAGGCCAGCGCCTTGTATTTCAACGAGGACCCGGACCCGTTTGGCAAAAAAACGGAGGCGGAGGTCCGGAAGCTGTGCGGCGAACTGGGCGTGGAATGCCACTCCTTCCACGATGCCACGCTGCACGCGCCGGACGAGGTGCTCACCCAAGGCGGACAGCCCTACCGCGTCTTCACCCCCTACAGCCGGAACTGGCTGAACCTGGAGAAGCCCGCGCCGCTGCCGGTTGCGAAAAAGATCACCACCCCGGGCGGCTTGGAATCCCTGCCCCTGCCCACCGTCGCGGTGTGGGACATGGACGAGCCGGAGGGCGATTTCGTGGAAGCCGGGGAAAGGGCTGCCAGGGAACGCTTGAAGCGGGCACTTGAAGCGAAGGTTGGCCACTACCAGGCGCTGCGGGATTTCCCGGCGGAGGAGGCCACCTCGCGCATCTCCCAGGACCTGCGCTTCGGCCTGATCTCGATCCGCACCGTGTATGCGAAATGCGCCGAGGCCATGGCTGGCACCCGCGGCAAGGTCCGGGAAGGCTTCGAGACCTTCATCAAGGAACTGGCGTGGCGGGAATTCTACTTCGCCATCCTCCACCACTACCCGGAGGTGCTGGACCATGAGTTCAATCCCGAGTGGCGCGGACTGTGGTGGGCCGAGCCGGACGGGAAGTTCGAGGCGTGGCAGCAGGGCCGCACCGGTTTCCCGATCGTGGACGCCGGCATGCGCCAGCTCCTGCACGCCGGTTTCATGCACAACCGCGTGCGGATGATCACCGCCATGTTCCTCACCAAGGACCTGCACCTCGATTGGAAACTCGGCGAGTCGTGGTTCCTCCAGCACCTCATCGACGGCGAGATCGCCTCCAACAACGGCGGCTGGCAATGGTCCGCCGGCACCGGTGCCGATGCCGCCCCCTACTTCCGCATCCAGAACCCGTGGTCGCAGACGAAACGCTACGACCCGGAGGGCAAATACATCCGGAAATGGGTGCCGGAACTGGCGAACGTCCCGACCGCCCGGCTGATGGAGCCGCCCAAGGACGGCCGCCCGATCGCCGCGGGCTACCCGCTTCCCATCGTCGACCACCACGCCGAGCGCGACCGCACCCTGGCGATCTTCAAGAAGCACAAGGAGCAGAGGACATAG